One Amycolatopsis thermophila DNA segment encodes these proteins:
- the uvrC gene encoding excinuclease ABC subunit UvrC: protein MADPSTYRPSPGSIPEQPGVYKFRDANKRVIYVGKAKSLRSRLNSYFADLSGLHPRTRQMVTTAASVEWTVVTTEVEALQLEYNWIKEFDPRFNVRYRDDKSYPVLAVTLHEEFPRLHVYRGPRKKGVRYFGPYAHAWAIRETLDLLLRVFPARTCSNGVFRRHGQIGRPCLLGYIDKCSAPCVGRVSADEHRQIVDDFCDFLSGKTDAMVRRLEQDMAEAAESLEFEKAARLRDDIGALRRAMEKQAVVLGDGTDADLVAFAHDELEAAVQVFHVRGGRVRGQRGWVIDKADEMGVPDLVEQFLTQFYGEQVELADQGTDLGTPVPREVLVPELPADAEAMTEWLSGLRGSRVQLRVPQRGDKRALAETVQRNAEEAFAQHKLRRAGDLTARSAALAELQEHLGLDSAPLRIECVDISHTQGTDVVASLVVFEDGVARKSEYRRFALREAATEGDVASIAEVVRRRFARYQTETQEGLAGDKPGIDPETGRPRKFAYPPNLLVVDGAGPQATAAADVLAEMGITDIAVVGLAKRLEEVWLPGDPDPVILPRTSEALYLLQRVRDEAHRFAIAYHRAKRAKRVQVSALDGVPGLGQARRAALIKHFGSVKRLKEAGVDEIAEVPGVGKRTAEAIFAALASQGESDKK from the coding sequence GTGGCTGACCCGTCCACCTACCGTCCCTCGCCGGGGAGCATCCCGGAGCAGCCCGGCGTGTACAAGTTCCGCGACGCGAACAAGCGGGTCATCTACGTCGGCAAGGCCAAGAGCCTGCGCAGCAGGCTGAACTCCTACTTCGCCGACCTGTCCGGGCTGCACCCGCGCACCCGGCAGATGGTGACCACCGCGGCCAGCGTCGAGTGGACCGTCGTCACCACCGAGGTCGAGGCGCTCCAGCTCGAGTACAACTGGATCAAGGAGTTCGACCCGCGGTTCAACGTCCGCTACCGCGACGACAAGTCCTACCCCGTGCTGGCGGTGACCCTGCACGAGGAGTTCCCGCGCCTGCACGTCTACCGCGGCCCCCGCAAGAAGGGCGTGCGCTACTTCGGCCCGTACGCCCACGCCTGGGCGATCCGCGAGACGCTCGACCTGCTGCTGCGCGTGTTCCCGGCGCGCACCTGCTCCAACGGCGTCTTCCGCCGTCACGGCCAGATCGGGCGCCCCTGCCTGCTCGGCTACATCGACAAGTGCTCCGCGCCGTGCGTGGGCCGGGTGAGCGCCGACGAGCACCGGCAGATCGTCGACGACTTCTGCGACTTCCTGTCCGGCAAGACCGACGCGATGGTCCGCCGCCTCGAGCAGGACATGGCCGAGGCCGCCGAGTCGCTGGAGTTCGAGAAGGCCGCCCGGCTGCGGGACGACATCGGCGCGCTGCGGCGGGCGATGGAGAAGCAGGCCGTGGTGCTCGGCGACGGCACCGACGCCGACCTCGTCGCGTTCGCGCACGACGAGCTCGAGGCCGCGGTCCAGGTCTTCCACGTGCGCGGCGGCCGGGTGCGCGGCCAGCGCGGCTGGGTGATCGACAAGGCCGACGAGATGGGCGTGCCCGACCTCGTCGAGCAGTTCCTCACCCAGTTCTACGGCGAGCAGGTCGAGCTCGCCGACCAGGGCACCGATCTGGGCACCCCGGTGCCGCGCGAGGTCCTGGTGCCGGAGCTGCCCGCCGACGCCGAGGCGATGACGGAGTGGCTGTCCGGGCTGCGCGGGTCGCGGGTGCAGCTGCGGGTGCCGCAGCGCGGCGACAAGCGCGCGCTGGCGGAAACGGTGCAGCGCAACGCCGAAGAGGCCTTCGCCCAGCACAAGCTGCGCCGGGCGGGCGATCTGACCGCCCGCTCCGCCGCGCTCGCCGAGCTGCAGGAGCACCTCGGGCTGGACAGCGCGCCGCTGCGCATCGAGTGCGTCGACATCAGCCACACGCAGGGCACCGACGTGGTCGCCTCGCTCGTGGTGTTCGAGGACGGCGTCGCGCGCAAGTCGGAGTACCGCCGGTTCGCGTTGCGGGAGGCCGCGACCGAGGGGGACGTCGCCTCCATCGCCGAGGTCGTGCGGCGGCGGTTCGCCCGCTACCAGACCGAAACGCAGGAGGGCCTGGCCGGCGACAAGCCGGGCATCGACCCGGAGACGGGACGGCCGCGGAAGTTCGCCTACCCGCCGAACCTGCTCGTGGTCGACGGTGCCGGCCCGCAGGCGACGGCGGCGGCGGACGTGCTCGCGGAGATGGGCATCACCGACATCGCCGTGGTGGGCCTGGCGAAGCGGCTGGAAGAGGTGTGGCTGCCCGGTGATCCCGACCCGGTGATCCTGCCGCGCACCTCCGAGGCCCTGTACCTGTTGCAGCGGGTGCGGGACGAGGCGCACCGGTTCGCCATCGCCTACCACCGCGCCAAGCGCGCCAAGCGCGTGCAGGTGTCCGCTTTGGACGGTGTGCCCGGGCTGGGGCAGGCGCGCCGGGCCGCGTTGATCAAGCACTTCGGGTCGGTGAAGCGGCTGAAGGAAGCAGGGGTGGACGAGATCGCGGAGGTGCCGGGCGTGGGCAAGCGCACCGCCGAAGCGATCTTCGCCGCGTTGGCATCGCAAGGGGAGTCGGACAAGAAGTGA
- the rapZ gene encoding RNase adapter RapZ, protein MEVAVVTGLSGAGRSTAAKCLEDLGWFVVDNLPPELIATMVELGAQARGAITKVAVVMDVRSRAFTDDLSSIIKDLDARGYKPRVLFLEATDAVLVRRFEQVRRGHPLQGDGRLIDGITAERQMLAPLREEADLVLETSALSVHDLRAKIEDAFGSESATQTRVTVLSFGYKYGLPMDADLVMDVRFLPNPFWIPELRDHTGLDAEVRNYVLSQEGAEEFLDRYHQLLRLIGAGYRREGKRYLTLAVGCTGGKHRSVAISEELARLLSNEDGMAVKVIHRDLGRE, encoded by the coding sequence ATGGAGGTGGCCGTGGTCACCGGGCTGTCGGGTGCCGGCCGCAGCACCGCCGCGAAGTGCCTGGAGGATCTGGGCTGGTTCGTGGTGGACAACCTGCCGCCCGAGCTGATCGCCACGATGGTCGAGCTGGGGGCGCAGGCGCGCGGCGCGATCACGAAGGTGGCCGTGGTGATGGATGTGCGCTCGCGCGCGTTCACCGACGACCTGTCGTCGATCATCAAGGACCTCGACGCGCGCGGCTACAAGCCGCGGGTGCTGTTCCTGGAGGCCACCGACGCGGTGCTGGTGCGCCGGTTCGAGCAGGTGCGCCGCGGCCACCCGCTGCAGGGCGACGGGCGGCTCATCGACGGCATCACCGCCGAGCGGCAGATGCTCGCGCCGCTGCGCGAGGAGGCCGACCTGGTGCTGGAGACCTCCGCGCTGTCGGTGCACGACCTGCGCGCAAAGATCGAGGACGCCTTCGGCAGCGAGTCGGCCACGCAGACCCGCGTGACCGTGCTGTCGTTCGGCTACAAGTACGGTCTGCCGATGGACGCCGACCTCGTGATGGACGTGCGGTTCCTGCCCAACCCGTTCTGGATCCCGGAGCTGCGCGACCACACCGGCCTCGACGCCGAGGTGCGCAACTACGTCCTGTCCCAGGAGGGGGCCGAGGAGTTCCTGGACCGCTACCACCAGCTGCTGCGCCTGATCGGCGCCGGCTACCGGCGCGAGGGCAAGCGGTACCTGACGCTGGCCGTGGGCTGCACGGGCGGGAAGCACCGCAGTGTCGCCATCTCCGAGGAGCTGGCGCGGCTTTTGTCCAATGAGGACGGTATGGCGGTGAAGGTGATCCACCGGGACCTGGGACGCGAGTGA
- a CDS encoding gluconeogenesis factor YvcK family protein translates to MRAVALGGGHGLHATLTALRRLTTDVTAVVTVADDGGSSGRLRRELGLLPPGDLRQALAALAVAETGESLWAEVFQHRFGGNGALTGHAVGNLVLAGLFEVLGDPVLALDEARRLLGVSGRVLPMSPEPLEIEAEVSGLDDDGSLRRIRGQVAVASTPGRVERITLRTPQRPGGEPSACDEAVQAVLDAEVVFLGPGSWFTSVLPHLLVPGLHDALLRTRATKIVVLNLVPQPGETAGFSPERHLDVLFQHAPGLRVDAVIADRDSVPAPARLRDAAAGLGAKALLADVADPGREGVHDPDALAGCVREALGLSGTEGRKG, encoded by the coding sequence TTGCGCGCCGTCGCGCTGGGGGGCGGGCACGGGCTGCACGCGACCCTCACGGCGTTGCGGCGGTTGACCACGGACGTGACCGCGGTGGTCACGGTGGCCGACGACGGTGGCTCGTCCGGGCGGTTGCGGCGCGAGCTGGGGTTGCTGCCGCCGGGGGACCTGCGGCAGGCGCTGGCCGCGCTCGCCGTCGCCGAGACGGGCGAATCGTTGTGGGCCGAGGTGTTCCAGCACCGCTTCGGCGGTAACGGCGCCCTGACCGGGCACGCGGTCGGCAACCTGGTGCTCGCCGGGCTGTTCGAGGTGCTGGGCGACCCGGTGCTCGCGCTGGACGAGGCCCGGCGCTTGCTGGGCGTGTCCGGGCGGGTGCTGCCGATGTCGCCGGAGCCGCTGGAGATCGAGGCGGAGGTGTCCGGCCTCGACGACGACGGCTCGTTGCGGCGCATCCGCGGCCAGGTCGCGGTGGCGAGCACGCCGGGCCGGGTCGAGCGGATCACGCTGCGCACGCCGCAGCGTCCGGGCGGGGAGCCGTCGGCGTGCGACGAGGCGGTGCAGGCCGTGCTGGACGCGGAGGTGGTGTTCCTCGGGCCCGGTTCGTGGTTCACGAGCGTCCTCCCGCACCTGCTGGTGCCCGGTTTGCACGACGCGTTGCTGCGCACCCGGGCCACGAAGATCGTGGTCCTGAACCTCGTCCCTCAGCCGGGTGAGACGGCGGGGTTCTCACCCGAACGGCACTTGGACGTACTCTTCCAGCACGCGCCCGGTCTGCGGGTGGACGCGGTGATCGCGGACCGGGACTCGGTGCCGGCGCCGGCCCGCCTGCGGGACGCGGCGGCGGGACTGGGGGCCAAGGCGCTTCTGGCGGACGTGGCGGACCCGGGTCGCGAGGGTGTGCACGATCCGGATGCGCTGGCCGGCTGTGTGCGGGAAGCTCTCGGTCTCAGCGGGACCGAGGGCCGGAAAGGGTAG
- the whiA gene encoding DNA-binding protein WhiA — MAMTAAVKDELSRLQITKIGPRRSEVASMLRFAGGLHIVGGRVVVEAELDTGSVARRLRKEIHELYGHHSDVHVLSAGGLRKTTRYIVRVVHDGESLARQTGLIDQRGRPVRGLPAAVVSGGIADAEAAWRGAFLAHGSLTEPGRSSSLEVTCPGPEAALALVGAARRMGIQAKSREVRGADRVVVRDGDAIGALLTRLGAHASVLQWEERRMRREVRATANRLANFDDANLRRSARAAVAAAARVERALDILADTAPEHLLAAGRLRLDNRQASLEELGQLADPPMTKDAVAGRIRRLLAMADKRAKELNIPDTESAVTPDMLEESV, encoded by the coding sequence ATGGCGATGACCGCCGCCGTGAAGGACGAGCTCAGCAGGCTGCAGATCACGAAGATCGGGCCGCGCCGGTCCGAAGTCGCGTCGATGCTGCGCTTCGCCGGTGGCCTGCACATCGTGGGGGGACGGGTGGTGGTGGAGGCCGAGCTCGACACCGGTTCGGTCGCGCGACGGCTGCGCAAGGAGATCCACGAGCTGTACGGGCACCATTCGGACGTGCACGTGCTGTCCGCGGGCGGGTTGCGCAAGACGACGCGGTACATCGTCCGGGTGGTTCACGACGGGGAAAGCCTGGCCCGTCAGACGGGGCTGATCGACCAGCGGGGGCGCCCGGTGCGGGGCCTGCCGGCCGCGGTGGTGTCCGGCGGGATCGCGGACGCCGAGGCCGCTTGGCGCGGGGCGTTCCTGGCGCATGGTTCGCTCACCGAGCCGGGGCGTTCGTCGTCGCTCGAGGTCACCTGCCCGGGGCCCGAGGCGGCGCTGGCTCTCGTCGGGGCGGCGCGGCGGATGGGCATCCAGGCCAAGTCCCGCGAGGTGCGGGGCGCGGACCGGGTGGTGGTGCGCGACGGCGACGCGATCGGTGCCCTGCTGACGCGCCTGGGCGCGCACGCGAGCGTCCTGCAGTGGGAAGAGCGCCGGATGCGCCGTGAGGTCCGGGCGACGGCCAACCGGCTGGCCAACTTCGACGACGCCAACCTGCGCCGTTCCGCCCGCGCGGCGGTCGCGGCGGCCGCTCGGGTGGAACGAGCGCTGGACATCCTGGCCGACACCGCGCCGGAGCACCTGCTGGCGGCGGGCCGGCTGAGGCTGGACAACCGGCAGGCGTCGCTGGAGGAGCTGGGCCAGCTGGCCGACCCGCCGATGACGAAGGACGCGGTCGCCGGGCGCATCCGCAGGCTCCTCGCCATGGCCGACAAGCGGGCCAAGGAGCTGAACATCCCGGACACCGAAAGCGCGGTGACGCCGGACATGCTGGAAGAAAGCGTGTAG
- a CDS encoding serine hydrolase, which yields MSVRTRPLRRGPIIILAVAVVAVVVALGSALALRGTSSGTVAAETSATSVLVYDRTTDDVLRGDNTGARFRSASLVKLLIALDLVQRGHVTPQRPSPRVARMLAYSDDLIADELWTSGGGPEIVRRTASALGLTATEPPADAGRWGDTLLSAADVLKVYQAVLSLPPSQRRLILDPLRDAPQVAADGTNQHFGIPDGLPGRSWAIKQGWAAGRGGVDAHTSGLVGPGDRYVVVVLTHRPSGTAMASAMREVTEATAAVEPLLR from the coding sequence ATGTCCGTGCGAACCCGGCCACTCCGCCGTGGCCCCATCATCATCCTCGCCGTCGCGGTCGTCGCGGTCGTCGTCGCCCTGGGCAGCGCGCTCGCGTTGCGCGGGACCTCCAGCGGCACCGTGGCGGCGGAAACCTCCGCGACGAGCGTCCTCGTCTACGACCGCACCACGGACGACGTCCTGCGCGGCGACAACACCGGCGCGCGGTTCCGGTCGGCGTCGCTGGTGAAACTCCTCATCGCGCTCGACCTGGTGCAGCGCGGGCACGTGACCCCGCAGCGGCCGAGCCCGAGGGTCGCCCGGATGCTCGCCTACAGCGACGATCTGATCGCCGACGAGCTGTGGACCTCCGGCGGCGGCCCGGAGATCGTCCGCCGCACGGCGAGCGCCCTGGGCCTGACCGCCACCGAACCGCCCGCCGACGCCGGCCGGTGGGGCGACACGCTGCTGTCGGCGGCCGACGTGCTGAAGGTGTACCAGGCGGTGCTGTCGCTGCCGCCGTCCCAGCGCCGGCTGATACTCGACCCCCTCCGCGACGCGCCGCAGGTGGCCGCGGACGGCACGAACCAGCACTTCGGGATCCCGGACGGGCTGCCCGGTCGCAGCTGGGCGATCAAGCAGGGGTGGGCCGCCGGGCGCGGCGGCGTGGACGCGCACACGAGCGGGCTGGTGGGGCCCGGCGACCGCTACGTCGTGGTGGTGCTGACGCACCGGCCGAGCGGCACGGCGATGGCCAGCGCGATGCGCGAGGTGACCGAGGCGACGGCGGCGGTGGAACCGTTGCTGAGGTGA
- a CDS encoding response regulator transcription factor, protein MPTVLLIEDDPAVREGLCLGLRRHGHDVQPAPDGERGLTLLAARRPDLVLLDLMLPGIDGFEVCRRIRATGPVPIIMLTARGDDIDVVGGLEAGADDYVVKPVQPRVLDARIKAVLRRGATQGHDRERHADLVIDRAACEVTKNGEPVRLTPTELRLLLELSRVPGRVFSRQQLLELVWEHDYLGDSRLVDACVQRLRAKLEDVPAAPVYVRTVRGFGYRFGPL, encoded by the coding sequence GTGCCGACTGTGCTGTTGATCGAGGACGACCCGGCTGTCCGGGAAGGACTGTGCCTGGGCCTGCGCCGGCACGGTCACGACGTCCAGCCGGCCCCCGACGGGGAACGCGGCTTGACCCTGCTCGCCGCGCGCCGCCCCGACCTCGTGCTGCTCGACCTGATGCTGCCGGGCATCGACGGGTTCGAGGTGTGCCGCCGCATCCGCGCCACCGGCCCGGTGCCGATCATCATGCTCACCGCCCGCGGCGACGACATCGACGTCGTCGGCGGTCTGGAGGCCGGCGCCGACGACTACGTGGTCAAACCGGTGCAGCCGCGCGTCCTGGACGCGCGGATCAAGGCGGTGCTGCGGCGCGGCGCCACCCAGGGCCACGACCGGGAGCGCCACGCCGACCTGGTCATCGACCGCGCCGCGTGCGAGGTCACCAAGAACGGCGAACCGGTGCGGTTGACGCCCACCGAACTGCGGCTCCTGCTCGAACTGTCCCGCGTGCCCGGCCGCGTGTTCAGCAGGCAGCAGCTGCTGGAACTGGTGTGGGAACACGACTACCTCGGTGACTCGCGGCTGGTCGACGCGTGCGTCCAGCGTCTGCGCGCGAAGCTGGAGGACGTGCCGGCCGCCCCGGTCTACGTGCGGACCGTGCGCGGCTTCGGCTACCGGTTCGGTCCACTGTGA